The proteins below come from a single Cervus canadensis isolate Bull #8, Minnesota chromosome 2, ASM1932006v1, whole genome shotgun sequence genomic window:
- the SLAMF9 gene encoding LOW QUALITY PROTEIN: SLAM family member 9 (The sequence of the model RefSeq protein was modified relative to this genomic sequence to represent the inferred CDS: deleted 1 base in 1 codon) — translation MGALLWLLLLLLSQEGERRVLWRWCGSEEVVGILHESIRLPLEKPFNEEVENIIWSSHISLAIVVPEKEGRPATIMVTDPRYEGRVNFLEPTYSLHIQNLSWEDSGSYQAQVNLRTSQVSAMQHYNLRIYRRLSQPHMTVNFEIPGEEGICNMSLICAVENAGLDVTYTWISWEDGADTAHEGSILRAFWRPGDKVASYTCRASNPVSNITSRPIQAGSFCADPGDPLEKASTSFCLLAKGLLIPLLFGTLAVGFWFIRVQTRGKVPRMKKLKRNRMRLRKKGQPGPSLN, via the exons ATGGGAGCACTGCTGTGGCTGCTCCTCCTTTTGCTGTCCCAGGAAGGTGAGA GAAGGGTACTCTGGAGATGGTGTGGATCC GAGGAAGTGGTTGGGATCCTTCATGAGTCCATCAGGCTCCCCCTGGAAAAGCCATTTAATGAGGAGGTTGAGAACATCATCTGGTCCTCCCACATAAGTCTTGCCATTGTGGTGCCAGAGAAAGAGGGACGTCCGGCTACCATCATGGTGACCGACCCTCGCTATGAGGGCCGAGTAAACTTTCTGGAGCCCACCTACTCCCTCCATATCCAAAATCTGAGCTGGGAGGACTCGGGATCTTACCAAGCTCAAGTCAACCTGAGGACGTCCCAGGTCTCCGCCATGCAGCACTACAATCTACGCATCTATC GACGTCTGTCACAGCCTCACATGACAGTGAACTTTGAGATCCCTGGGGAAGAAGGCATCTGTAATATGTCCCTGATATGCGCTGTAGAGAATGCGGGCTTGGATGTGACCTACACCTGGATATCCTGGGAAGACGGCGCTGATACAGCCCATGAAGGCTCCATCCTCAGAGCGTTCTGGAGGCCCGGGGACAAGGTCGCCTCTTACACCTGCAGGGCCAGCAACCCTGTCAGCAACATCACTTCCCGTCCCATCCAAGCTGGGTCCTTCTGTGCAG ATCCTGGCGACCCTTTGGAGAAGGCCTCTACTTCCTTTTGTCTTCTGGCCAAGGGACTGCTCATCCCCTTGCTTTTTGGAACACTGGCTGTGGGCTTCTGGTTCATCCGAGTCCAGACAAGAGGCAAAGTGCCGAGAATGAAGAAACTCAAGAGAAACAGAATGAGATTGAGAAAGAAGGGGCAGCCTGGCCCCAGCCTGAACTGA